A single genomic interval of Xyrauchen texanus isolate HMW12.3.18 chromosome 40, RBS_HiC_50CHRs, whole genome shotgun sequence harbors:
- the fbxw10 gene encoding F-box and WD repeat domain containing protein 10B, with amino-acid sequence MTEVKCLTGDSMLEWTCNGEDEGFRICGHCQSCVLSDKFYNYTQWLKKSGGASQRRFLTGILVRCQNLHILENIQSVLQVTTGKDFTYARSRAQPRKPEDTISTTISMGRTPDAKMHGMDMLETWEWFRKSPSWTKSNYLLSILSFCDTSLLHMLGNLVRVLIVWEKHKFLQFSNTGSDIIADLSVTESRFSYHSDDHPDLDLLFQACSLCEPVDLPQETQQGMETDVFKQKCLGQTKDIKSFKSSCDEMNMQNVNPWKTRRKHRDSDCDSSDDPALTVVPRSSKSLSGVSRHRDLIRSLPVDIAKRILGLLDKASLYSCKCVSKHWRCLTDEILTEMEVKKSVEKQAMILQGNSTSKVNPFYARICEVQVPISEKEKHLCHGDSFTKYKVEKDFRSVYTGFKTKTVQMEERNVYCGVYNILVLLEREDSSRVMHYAGGQFVAVGSRDRTVRLLDVASLKEVPTVFQGHAGSVRAVLVCEERDLVISASYDLSIRCWNLKTGVCTMIFHGHFGTINCLDLYGDRLVSGAKDCRVKVWNLLTGKSIDNLKFKHLKPIMCVKTDESLVISSCTRGLVKMWSIETASLIRQISGHTGAVLCLCLDQWHILSGGSDGVVKAWSTNCNFKKSLMSFQHPKEVLTMSFLFLRVITGCKDGKIRIFNFLNGDCLRVIKTNMQQNPILSLHAHNNIVMVNTRGSTLILQFTEVHWDYSASAERDFLDWSHLISPECALWSSERTRASPSSPKSLKHAQDTQQVSRRAATWSKLQAYRRSRAATEIQNEFFTKDRPVLSAGSGHIKDFQSRAIHTQRTAITSLDKKTYHTENSVLSQSEKAFSDRVRKRGPYHPSTLDLTLLRTNSSQQSQYSDLARSNMELNARVRDAWGPCHPGPSIGTQYKDSASLIPKTPLSHKLMGQRSLQSKQTCLITHSPDHLEAECPKGAPPKQSHTSLKVRAGINKIGPLISTSQEDGKAPQRLFMRRTSMVPHCPEDFDMTSASSTYHNPLDPFKEKGTFQLRTDTQLEEFIQEQSRQQQIHTHGRGEENAHQELLKPPQWLTKFWKPSIVPPGSVILVRGHWFHDLGWEALKLDASKKQEGFLKEDSAFHKTAQKWVEKMNNKVELVHMNDQRSL; translated from the exons ATGACTGAAGTGAAATGCTTAACGGGCGATTCAATGTTAGAATGGACTTGCAATGGAGAGGATGAAGGGTTCAGAATCTGCGGACACTGTCAGTCCTGTGTCCTCTCTGACAAATTTTACAATTACACTCAGTGGCTGAAAAAGTCTGGTGGAGCATCCCAGAGAAGGTTCCTTACTGGCATTCTTGTGCGCTGCCAGAATCTTCACATCCTGGAGAATATCCAGAGTGTTTTGCAAGTGACAACGGGGAAAGATTTCACCTATGCCAGGTCCAGAGCCCAGCCGAGAAAACCTGAGGACACCATCAGCACCACCATCAGCATGGGTAGAACTCCGGACGCAAAAATGCATGGCATGGACATGTTGGAAACCTGGGAATGGTTTAGGAAGAGCCCAAGCTGGACCAAGTCAAACTATCTGCTGTCCATCTTGTCTTTTTGTGACACCTCCCTTTTGCACATGTTAGGAAATCTGGTGCGTGTCCTGATTGTTTGGGAGAAACACAAATTTCTTCAGTTCAGCAATACTG GCTCAGATATCATTGCAGATCTGTCAGTTACAGAGTCACGTTTCTCCTACCACTCGGATGACCACCCAGATCTGGATCTTCTCTTTCAAGCATGTTCTTTATGTGAGCCAGTTGATCTTCCTCAAGAAACTCAACAGGGCATGGAAACAGATGTCTTTAAACAGAAGTGCTTAGGACAGA CAAAGGACATCAAATCTTTCAAGAGTAGCTGTGATGAAATGAACATGCAGAATGTGAACCCTTGGAAAACAAGGAGAAAACACAGAGATTCAGACTGTGACAGCTCAGATGATCCGGCCCTAACAGTAGTCCCCAGGTCGTCCAAATCTCTGTCAGGGGTGAGCCGCCATAGAGATTTAATCCGAAGTCTGCCAGTCGATATTGCAAAGAGGATTTTGG GACTTTTGGACAAGGCCTCACTGTACAGTTGTAAGTGTGTGTCCAAGCATTGGCGATGCCTAACAGACGAGATCTTAACAGAGATGGAAGTAAAAAAGAGTGTTGAGAAACAGGCCATGATACTGCAG gGTAACTCTACATCTAAAGTCAACCCTTTTTATGCCAGAATATGTGAGGTCCAAGTGCCCATCAGTGAGAAGGAAAAGCACCTGTGTCATGGAGATTCCTTCACCAAATATAAGGTG GAAAAGGACTTTAGATCTGTTTACACTGGCTTTAAAACTAAGACAGTGCAAATGGAAGAACGAAATGTGTACTGTGGCGTCTATAACATCTTGGTCCTGCTGGAAag AGAGGATTCCAGTAGAGTGATGCATTATGCTGGGGGTCAGTTTGTGGCTGTTGGGTCCAGGGACCGTACTGTCAGGTTGTTGGATGTGGCATCATTGAAAGAGGTTCCTACAGTGTTCCAAGGACATGCAGGGAGTGTCAGAGCAGTGCTAGTCTGTGAAGAAAGAGACTTGGTCATAAGTGCAAGCTATGACCTCAGCATCAG GTGCTGGAACCTGAAGACAGGCGTATGTACAATGATATTTCATGGACATTTTGGCACTATAAACTGCCTGGATTTGTATGGAGATAGACTGGTATCTGGTGCCAAAGACTGCCGAGTTAAAG TGTGGAACCTGCTGACGGGGAAGTCCATTGACAATCTCAAGTTTAAACACCTTAAACCAATCATGTGTGTAAAAACTGATGAAAGCCTGGTGATCAGCAGCTGTACTAGAGGTCTGGTGAAGATGTGGAGCATTGAAACTGCATCACTCATTAGG CAAATCAGTGGCCATACGGGGGCAGTGCTGTGTCTGTGTCTCGACCAGTGGCATATCCTGTCTGGAGGGTCAGATGGGGTGGTCAAGGCATGGAGCACCAACTGTAACTTCAAGAAGAGTCTGATGAGCTTCCAGCATCCAAA AGAGGTGTTGACAATGTCTTTCCTGTTCCTGCGGGTTATCACCGGCTGCAAGGATGGAAAGATCAGGATCTTCAACTTCTTAAATGGGGACTGCTTGAGAGTTATCAAGACAAACATGCAGCAGAACCCCATTCTTTCCTTGCATGCACACAATAACAT AGTTATGGTGAACACCAGAGGCAGTACTCTGATTCTACAGTTCACTGAAGTTCATTGGGACTACTCTGCCAGTGCCGAGAGGGATTTTTTGGATTGGTCTCATCTTATCTCCCCTGAGTGTGCACTTTGGAGTTCAGAACGGACTCGAGCGAGCCCATCCAGCCCAAAAAGTCTGAAACATGCACAAG ATACTCAGCAGGTGTCCAGAAGAGCGGCGACATGGAGTAAGCTTCAAGCTTATCGGCGCAGCAGAGCTGCCACTGAAATTCAGAATGAGTTCTTCACCAAGGACCGACCTGTTCTTTCAGCAGGCAGTGGACACATTAAGGACTTTCAAAGTAGAGCCATCCACACACAGAGGACTGCCATCACCAGCTTGG ATAAGAAGACTTATCATACCGAAAACTCAGTGCTCAGCCAGAGCGAAAAGGCATTCAGTGACAGGGTGAGAAAGAGAGGCCCTTACCACCCTTCAACCCTTGACCTAACTCTACTGAGAACCAACTCCTCCCAGCAGAGCCAGTACAGTGACCTAGCCAGGTCTAACATGGAGCTGAATGCCAGAGTGCGAGATGCCTGGGGGCCTTGTCACCCAGGTCCATCCATAGGAACTCAATATAAAGACTCTGCCTCCCTAATTCCCAAAACCCCATTGTCTCATAAGCTGATGGGACAGCGCTCTCTACAGTCCAAACAGACCTGTTTAATCACCCACTCTCCTGACCATTTGGAGGCAGAATGCCCCAAAGGAGCTCCACCCAAACAATCTCATACATCATTAAAAGTTAGGGCAGGGATAAACAAAATTGGCCCACTAATTAGCACTTCCCAGGAAGATGGCAAGGCTCCACAGCGATTGTTTATGAGACGAACTTCCATGGTCCCACATTGCCCTGAAGATTTTGATATGACTAGTGCATCCAGCACATATCACAACCCACTAGACCCATTCAAGGAGAAGGGAACTTTTCAGCTGAGGACAGACACACAGTTAGAGGAATTCATTCAGGAGCAGAGTAGGCAACAGCAGATTCATACACATGGAAGAG GGGAGGAGAATGCCCACCAAGAACTTTTGAAACCTCCTCAGTGGCTAACAAAATTCTGGAAACCCAGCATTGTTCCCCCAGGTAGCGTCATTCTTGTGCGGGGTCACTGGTTCCATG ACCTGGGATGGGAGGCATTGAAGCTGGATGCAAGCAAAAAGCAGGAAGGGTTCTTGAAAGAAGACTCTGCTTTCCATAAAACAGCTCAAAAGTGGGTTGAAAAGATGAACAATAAGGTGGAACTGGTGCATATGAATGACCAGAGGTCCTTGTGA